A DNA window from Mytilus edulis chromosome 14, xbMytEdul2.2, whole genome shotgun sequence contains the following coding sequences:
- the LOC139503226 gene encoding uncharacterized protein gives MKLVLFGFLVCVLVISVKSDTRNVGYDKILDLVREEIQIFRDPKILKLESMVMTMKEQLNRQDDQIRSQKTLIKEQQRRIDGQEIQIKNHEKQIHKAFEHISMLEGKTINEVDQKQSVGGNKIKPWKHTEARDFGNITSHSLIDHALRQSIKSMSENTGNRKERHSLTKRLGLNDNTVAFYAYLSHGESQPGKHQILIFDIVKTNVGLSFNKHSGMFTAPVNGVYAFVWTVSSGTHSYIYSQLVVNSDPFGAIVTDSDEINDYHTVTGSVVAELNHGDVVYIRTNPTASIKGVIRSQDEMRTSFSGWKL, from the exons ATGAAGTTGGTTTTATTCGGATTTCTTGTCTGTGTTCTGGTAATCTCTGTGAAAAGTGACACGCGAAATGTTGGGTATGATAAGATTCTTGACTTAGTGCGTGAAGAAATACAGATCTTTCGTGAcccaaagattttaaaattggaATCGATGGTCATGACAATGAAAGAACAGCTTAATAGACAGGATGATCAAATTCGAAGTCAGAAGACTCTAATCAAAGAGCAACAGAGGCGCATAGATGGTCaggaaatacaaattaaaaaccaCGAGAAACAGATACACAAGGCTTttgaacacatttctatgctagaAGGAAAAACAATCAATGAAGTGGATCAGAAACAATCAGTGGGAGGCAATAAAATCAAACCATGGAAACATACAGAAGCACGTGACTTTGGAAACATCACTAGCCATTCATTAATAGACCACGCACTACGTCAGTCGATTAAGTCCATGTCGGAAAATACAGGAAACAGGAAAGAAAGACACTCTCTAACAAAACGATTAG GTTTGAATGATAACACTGTAGCATTTTATGCCTATCTGAGTCACGGGGAATCCCAACCAGGAAAACACCAAATACTCATATTCGATATTGTTAAGACAAACGTTGGACTTTCCTTCAATAAACACAGTGGTATGTTTACTGCTCCAGTGAATGGTGTATACGCTTTTGTCTGGACAGTTTCCTCTGGTACACATAGTTATATCTATTCTCAGCTGGTTGTTAATTCAGATCCATTCGGAGCCATTGTAACAGACAGTGACGAGATTAACGATTACCACACGGTAACTGGAAGTGTAGTAGCAGAATTAAACCATGGAGATGTTGTCTACATACGTACTAACCCAACTGCTAGCATAAAAGGAGTTATCAGAAGTCAAGATGAGATGCGTACAAGTTTTAGCGGATGGAAATTATAA
- the LOC139503463 gene encoding uncharacterized protein, with the protein MTENNEVEVNKHNTCWLPLVLFFLIGGFIGLQSYGLANLYPTIDGNMSRLCVVVPDRDPCSEVSTNDGAEDDSELAYNTFCVMQIVSLIIQISALVALCSRILCCAKHICVKYCYDSWNSACSKCGLNWIALEAISGILSIISAIILAASPLSAEDIRQINGFVPCVITGVFGIVKSIGYCVYHKKVGFPPNDVFLGKNLKYSNVKFTPHVQHDTHADGTPRQLVTHTMHY; encoded by the exons ATGACAGAGAACAACGAAGTAGAAGTCAATAAGCACAATACGTGTTGGCTTCCGCtggttttgttttttcttatagGCGGTTTCATTGGTCTTCAATCATATGGATTGGCAAACCTTTATCCAACCATTGATGGGAATATGTCGCGCTTATGTGTTGTTGTTCCAGACAGAGATCCTTGTTCAGAAGTTTCTACTAATGATGGAGCAGAGGACGACTCAG AACTCGCTTACAATACATTCTGTGTGATGCAAATTGTTTCCCTAATTATACAGATTTCTGCTTTGGTTGCATTGTGTAGCCGAATTTTATGCTGTGCAAAGCACATTTGTGTAAAATACTGCTATGATTCCTGGAATTCAGCTTGTTCGAAATGCGGATTGAATTGGATTGCACTTGAAGCAATTTCAG GTATTTTGTCAATAATCTCTGCAATCATATTAGCAGCTTCGCCATTATCAGCGGAGGATATAAGACAGATCAATGGATTTGTACCATGTGTTATAACTGGCGTTTTCGGGATTGTGAAA TCGATTGGATACTGTGTATACCACAAAAAAGTCGGATTTCCCCCAAATGACGTTTTCTTGGGGAAAAATTTGAAGTACAGTAATGTCAAGTTTACTCCACATGTACAACATGACACTCATGCGGACGGGACTCCAAGACAACTAGTAACCCACACAATGCATTACTaa